TGTGAAAAGAATGATAGAATTATGTaagtgaaaaaaagaaaaagaaaaattaaccaAGTTCCTATTTAACAAGCAAAACATGATCAATTTTTAGGGGTAAATTAATTCCTTGGTGCACAAAAAGCTCATGATGCATCCTATGATGAATGTATGCCTTTTCATATGTATATGACCTATATGGTTTAGGTGGAAAAAGCAAAAAAGTGGATTAAGTAACCAAAACCTTTAAAATTATAACAAACCCCTAAAAAGGAACAGTATTAAAAGCAACACTCCCCAAAACAATCATACCTCAAAATCTTATTCCTCAATCAACTTAATTTCTCTTTTGAAAACCAAACAAATCAAATATATACCATTTGTTATAATCATGATAgcaaaaatcattttttgcCTTGCAGTTTTATTAGCAATACTTTCAGTAATTCTCCTTGCAATATTCTCACCAATACCCCAacaaaacaaatcaaaaaatcCCCCTTGGCTTGATTTATCCCTTTATATTCAACAACCTCGAATTCCCGCTTCCAATCTTCCCTTCGAAAAAGCTCCAACAGACTTTGGCGCTTTAATTTTCCATCGTCTTCTAACAGAAGGTCCGGAAAACACGTCTCGTGTAGTTGGAAAAGCACAAGGTTTCATCATCCCAATTCAAGATTTCGCGAATTCCgcatttaatattatttatcttACGTTTAATTCAAAAGAATTTAGTGGGAGTCTTAGTATCGAGGCAAAAAGTTTGACAAATGATAATAACAAGTTGAATGTTGTTGGTGGTACTGGCTATTTTGCCTTTGCTCGTGGCCTAGCTATTTTTGCACAAACAAAAAGGGAAGttattaataattataatttagaaGCTAGTTATTATCATATAAAGCTCCAATTGAAATACCCTAATAAATCCAAAACAATTCCAAGATGAATTATTAGCAACTTCTTGAATCATTCTTTTTTggttctttttatttatatatatatatatattttacctTTTTGCAACTCCTTAACTAGGAATATAGGTAGTTTACAAATTCCCACATGACTATGATAGCACTCTCGATAGCTTATTGAAGCACCAACATGGATTGTGGTGCAATGGTAAGACTGCTACATCCTTAATCAGAGGTCTTCGATTCGAGCCTtgggtatgaaaaaaatcatgttggGAGCACCACCCCTGAATGAGCCTGCAGTGCACGATCCGAATTTAATCGGGACTCTACGAATTTCGGACAGTGAATAGAAtatccaaaaagaaaaagatatctTATCGAAGCTTTGTAACTCGTGGCTAGTTTTGCAAGAGTAGTTACATTTCGTTGGAAGGGAAGGAGAAGGTTGTTCAACTAAAGCCCAACCTCTATGATctgaaataaatacaaaaatatctCTTTAACAAAAGAATATGAAAAGAGCCCATAGGTTTAGAATCTGTTTGATGGTCTAGAATTTAagacttataagtcaaaagtcaaaaatcacaatttgtaatttaataaaaagggcagcccggtgcactaaatcaCAATTTGTAATTTAATGATTTTTGATATTctttaatcaaaattttgacTCCGTCAGTGTTTATATCACCATGTATATACCACTATGTAAATCCAGTTAGCTCATGTTGTGCACAGTGCATGAAATCTACGTGTGATATACACCGATATACAAGATATATAAAGTTATATACACATACTGAAGTGACGGCTATGCATGTAATGTACACTGATATACAGGATATACACCTGAGATATGCACATATCACAGGTGCATTTTTAGGTTTGATTATTTTCTTCGAACTAATTCAATCACCTTTAACCTTCCTCAAATTAGATATATATAATCAGCGATGTATTTCAATCCATTCAAGTTACACTCACTCATACTCGTTCAATCAAATAAAGTGAATTAACGAACCAAAGGGAGAAAATATATGTTTTTTCTTCCTTACCATGGTTAATCCGGAATTTGAAGAACTGTATCAATTTCAACATAAAAATGGGGTATATATCGATTTGATTAGGGGTGGGTGTGGATTCCTTGCCTTTGGGGA
This sequence is a window from Solanum dulcamara chromosome 10, daSolDulc1.2, whole genome shotgun sequence. Protein-coding genes within it:
- the LOC129904924 gene encoding pterocarpan synthase 1, which gives rise to MIAKIIFCLAVLLAILSVILLAIFSPIPQQNKSKNPPWLDLSLYIQQPRIPASNLPFEKAPTDFGALIFHRLLTEGPENTSRVVGKAQGFIIPIQDFANSAFNIIYLTFNSKEFSGSLSIEAKSLTNDNNKLNVVGGTGYFAFARGLAIFAQTKREVINNYNLEASYYHIKLQLKYPNKSKTIPR